In Dunckerocampus dactyliophorus isolate RoL2022-P2 chromosome 14, RoL_Ddac_1.1, whole genome shotgun sequence, one DNA window encodes the following:
- the marveld1 gene encoding MARVEL domain-containing protein 1 has protein sequence MPPQPIRSEPRENIVKFLRSFLGVIRILQIAFGAGLWVTIAANKYEGSIHFVLFVAVLFWLLTLALFFLTLLDKQDLVPLLGGPHWLCTNLAHDVAAAALYLPAIGVMIYKTDRNSYCNLEQYKHFCLYKVYLTAAVFACLCCLAFLLSVIYGACRKSRGEQTVF, from the coding sequence ATGCCACCCCAGCCCATACGGTCGGAGCCGAGGGAGAACATCGTCAAGTTCCTCCGGAGCTTCCTGGGAGTCATCCGGATCCTGCAGATCGCATTCGGAGCCGGACTGTGGGTGACGATCGCCGCCAACAAATATGAAGGCTCCATCCACTTCGTCCTCTTCGTGGCGGTGCTCTTCTGGCTACTCACCCTCGCCCTCTTCTTCCTCACCCTGCTGGACAAGCAGGACCTGGTGCCGCTGCTCGGAGGGCCCCACTGGCTGTGCACCAACCTGGCGCACGACGTGGCCGCCGCCGCGCTCTACCTGCCGGCCATCGGCGTCATGATCTATAAGACGGATCGCAACTCTTACTGCAACCTGGAGCAGTACAAGCACTTCTGCCTGTACAAGGTATACCTGACGGCAGCCGTGTTCGCCTGCCTCTGCTGCCTGGCCTTCCTTCTCTCGGTTATTTATGGAGCCTGCAGGAAGAGTCGAGGGGAGCAAACGGTCTTCTAA
- the avpi1 gene encoding arginine vasopressin-induced protein 1, with protein MPPLPVIPRMDPGPASPPSSVVAGPSSLWRLAERRTRKAGSGNIFSNVNLWQLQRLFRAAGDQDAEQRAQLVWAHRDEAELAQALIGLRARSHRRGLRANGRDTLGAHWLRAFNHLRIGEGFQSSQQKDPADEKDSESGSHSSEEPYQHTTETTGRSTGTTVVLNESQGLRGLCERPGRAGSGLRRGENDPERYLHRILH; from the exons ATGCCACCTTTGCCTGTGATTCCCCGGATGGATCCTGGGCCCGCCTCCCCCCCCTCCTCGGTGGTAGCTGGCCCCTCATCTTTGTGGCGGCTGGCTGAGAGGCGAACACGCAAGGCTGGCTCGGGGAACATTTTCAGCAACGTCAACCTGTGGCAGCTTCAGAGACTTTTTAGAGCGGCCGGGGACCAGGACGCTGAGCAGAGGGCCCAGCTGGTTTGGGCCCACAGGGATGAGGCTGAACTGGCCCAGGCCTTGATAGGACTCAGGGCACGGAGTCACCGCAGAGGGCTGAGGGCGAATGGGAGGGACACACTGGGGGCACACTGGCTGCGAGCCTTCAATCATCTCAG GATTGGGGAGGGCTTCCAAAGTAGCCAACAGAAGGACCCTGCCGATGAGAAGGATTCCGAATCAGGTTCTCACAGCAGTGAAGAACCATATCAGCACACAACTGAGACAACAGGAAGATCTACAGGGACCACCGTGGTACTAAATGAGAGCCAAGGCCTCAGAGGTCTTTGTGAGAGACCGGGTCGAGCCGGTTCGGGCCTGAGGAGAGGAGAGAACGACCCAGAGAGATACCTACACAGAATACTTCACTGA